From Pseudomonadota bacterium, one genomic window encodes:
- a CDS encoding alpha-L-fucosidase has translation MFLHWGIYSVVGKHEWEMEHRGWKILDYEKLADRFNPVRFDPQEWVSVAKTAGMRYMVITTKHHDGFAMWDSKVSDYDIIDRTPYKRDVIKMLAIECQRQGIAFGLYHSHLDWHHLDYFPRGKTGHNAGRPNSGDFNKYIDYMNSQIAELASGEYGPVSSWWFDGVWDHKTGVDWRLKETYDLIHNALPHSMIGNNRFSVPEFGEDIQVFERDLPGHNTYGANIADVSPYPLESVDTMNGHWGYNAMDSNFKSVKALVHYLVRAAGLNGNLLLNVGPPPDGKFQPEVVQRLQGMGEWTSQKGHTLYKTRGGPMAEQKWGVMTHMHDGTRSYLHVLDPTGIAGQLQVPVTGNVTAVKLESTGAAVPFQAGQQLALTLAGIQFDPIDTIFVIEHQGKLKGIPKPKP, from the coding sequence ATGTTCCTTCACTGGGGCATCTACTCCGTGGTGGGCAAGCACGAGTGGGAGATGGAGCATCGCGGCTGGAAGATCCTCGACTACGAAAAGCTGGCCGATCGCTTCAACCCGGTTCGTTTCGATCCACAGGAGTGGGTGAGCGTGGCCAAGACCGCGGGCATGCGTTACATGGTCATCACCACCAAGCACCACGACGGCTTTGCCATGTGGGACTCCAAGGTGAGCGACTACGACATCATCGATCGCACGCCCTACAAGAGGGATGTGATCAAAATGCTCGCGATCGAGTGCCAGCGGCAAGGGATCGCCTTTGGTCTCTACCATTCGCATCTGGACTGGCATCATCTCGATTACTTCCCGCGCGGCAAGACGGGCCACAACGCGGGCCGTCCCAACTCGGGCGACTTCAACAAGTACATCGACTACATGAATAGCCAGATTGCCGAATTGGCGAGCGGCGAGTACGGGCCCGTGTCGAGTTGGTGGTTCGATGGGGTCTGGGACCACAAGACCGGGGTCGATTGGCGACTCAAGGAGACCTACGACTTGATCCACAATGCGCTGCCTCACTCCATGATTGGCAACAACCGTTTCTCCGTGCCCGAGTTTGGCGAGGATATTCAAGTTTTCGAGCGCGACCTGCCGGGCCACAACACGTATGGAGCCAACATCGCGGACGTGTCGCCGTATCCGTTGGAATCTGTGGATACGATGAACGGCCATTGGGGCTACAACGCGATGGACAGCAACTTCAAGTCCGTGAAGGCGTTGGTTCACTATCTGGTTCGTGCCGCGGGACTCAATGGAAACCTACTGCTGAACGTCGGGCCGCCGCCGGATGGGAAGTTTCAGCCCGAGGTGGTTCAGCGCCTGCAAGGCATGGGTGAGTGGACCTCCCAGAAGGGCCATACCCTCTACAAGACGCGCGGGGGGCCGATGGCCGAACAAAAATGGGGCGTGATGACCCACATGCACGATGGCACCCGCTCGTATCTGCATGTGCTTGACCCCACGGGCATTGCCGGGCAGCTGCAGGTGCCCGTGACGGGCAACGTCACCGCGGTCAAGCTCGAGTCCACGGGAGCCGCGGTGCCCTTTCAAGCGGGTCAGCAGCTTGCGCTCACACTCGCCGGGATCCAGTTCGATCCGATCGATACCATCTTCGTGATCGAACATCAGGGCAAGTTGAAAGGCATCCCGAAGCCCAAGCCTTAG